The following are encoded in a window of Bacillota bacterium genomic DNA:
- a CDS encoding YmaF family protein, which produces MLESFLSHLEEQAFGVRDFRRHVHRLDGQTASVSEHNHRIAVITGPPLPGPKGHVHRISGTTAKGKTHAHTHEIRGWTGPPNSNDANHTHSVDLKTLTTASHVHEVYGATSSFVANRSLAARLETRDGVLSQR; this is translated from the coding sequence TTGCTCGAAAGTTTCCTCTCACACCTGGAGGAGCAGGCATTTGGAGTAAGGGATTTCCGCAGGCACGTGCACAGGCTGGACGGCCAGACGGCCAGCGTGTCTGAGCATAATCATCGGATCGCTGTCATCACCGGCCCTCCGCTGCCGGGCCCGAAAGGTCATGTGCATAGAATAAGCGGAACCACCGCAAAGGGCAAGACTCACGCGCACACCCACGAGATCCGGGGATGGACAGGGCCGCCCAATTCCAACGATGCCAACCACACCCACAGCGTAGACCTGAAAACGCTCACAACAGCGTCTCACGTGCACGAAGTCTACGGGGCCACAAGCAGTTTCGTGGCGAACCGGTCCCTTGCGGCCAGACTTGAGACAAGAGATGGGGTCCTTTCTCAACGATAA